One Solanum lycopersicum chromosome 2, SLM_r2.1 genomic region harbors:
- the eIF4E2 gene encoding eukaryotic translation initiation factor 4E-2 (The RefSeq protein has 1 substitution compared to this genomic sequence) — protein sequence MADELNKAALEEYKSSSVEDRGEEGEIVGESDDTASSLGKQITMKHPLEHSWTFWFDNPSGKSKQAAWGSSIRPIYTFSTAEDFWSVYNNIHHPSKLAVGADFHCFKNKIEPKWEDPVCANGGKWTMNFSRGKSDTCWLYTLLALIGEQFDYGDEICGAVINVRVRQEKIALWTRNAANETAQVSIGKQWKEFLDYNDTIGFIFHDDAKKLDRAAKNRYSV from the exons ATGGCTGATGAACTAAACAAAGCTGCTTTAGAGGAATACAAGTCGTCATCTGTAGAAGACGGAGGTGAGGAAGGAGAGATCGTAGGGGAATCGGATGATACCGCTTCGTCTTTAGGGAAACAAATCACTATGAAACATCCACTAGAACATTCCTGGACATTTTGGTTCGATAACCCTTCAGGGAAATCGAAACAAGCTGCTTGGGGTAGTTCTATTCGCCCCATTTACACCTTCTCCACTGCTGAAGATTTTTGGAG TGTGTACAACAACATCCACCACCCAAGCAAGTTGGCCGTGGGTGCAGATTTccattgttttaaaaataaaatcgagCCAAAGTGGGAGGATCCTGTATGTGCCAATGGAGGGAAATGGACAATGAACTTTTCTAGGGGTAAATCTGATACCTGCTGGCTGTATACG CTTCTGGCACTGATTGGAGAGCAATTCGATTATGGAGATGAAATTTGTGGAGCGGTTATCAATGTTCGAGTTAGACAAGAAAAAATAGCTCTGTGGACCAGGAATGCTGCCAATGAAACAGCTCAG GTGAGCATTGGTAAACAATGGAAAGAGTTTTTGGATTACAATGACACAATTggctttatatttcat GATGATGCAAAGAAGCTTGACAGAGCTGCCAAGAATCGTTATTCCGTGTAG